The Sphingobium cloacae DNA window GGCTGGGGCATGAGGCAGGAGACGTTGCGGCCGACGAGCTCGGCTTCGCTGTAGCCGAACAGGCGTTGTGCCGCTGCGCTGAACGACGTGATGGCGCCGGTCTCGTCGATGATGATCATCGCATCCGGCACCGTCGCCAGAATCGATTGCAGATGCTGCTCGCGGGTCTCGATCGATGCGCGGACCGCCGCCTCGTCGGTGACATCGCGGCTGATGCAGGCGAAGCCTCGATGTGTGTCGCCTTCGAACAGGGCGCTGATCGTCAGGCGCGCGAGATATTCCGCGCCGTTCTCGCAGACCCGCCACGCTTCGCGCTCCAGCGTGCCCTCGTGAAGGGCGGCCGCCAGGTCTGCGCCTGGACGACGCGCCGCAATCTCGTCAGGCGGGTAGAACAGGTCGTGGGGCTGTCCCAGAACGCGATCGAGCGGCCAGCATTGGGGGCGTTTGCGGGAGGGGGCGGAATCCTACGCCAAGCTCGCCCAGATAGCCGGCGCGAGATCTTACTTGTTGCTGCCTTCTACGGTCGCGCCAGAAAGGCGACGGCTCAGTTCTATCCGGCGATGGCTACGCATTTTGAAGGTGTCTGGCCCAACGCGCCGATACTCAATGAAGCCGAGAGAACGCCAAAATCGCTCTGCCGCTTCATTCGCTTCCAGCACGGCCAACCGAATCTCTGTGGCACCTCTCGCAGCGGCCCAGCTTTCGACCGTCGAGTAAATTGAGCGTCCGACGCCACGACCACGCTGTGCGGCATCTACGATCATGAAGCCGAGATACCATGTGCCATCACGCGGATAATCGCGGAGGATGGCCGCGATTGCATATAGGCCGCCAGGCCCCTTCCATCCCAGGACAGCTTGATTGTGGGCGCTCTTTTCGGGCGGCACATCGGAGAAAAGCTCGCGAGCATCGTCCAGCGTGGGCGCGGCCCCGTCCTGCAACAGGAAATAGTCGCTGCAACGGTTGTACAGGTCTGCAACGTCTGCGGCGTCCGCTTGGGTAAGTTTGATCGGGGCTCCCGTCATCATCATCGCGTTTTGGCAGCAAGCACGCGCTGACCGTAATCCCGGAGTTCCCCGTTGGGACCGACATAGCGGTAGAGAGTGACGCGCTCGATCCCGAGTTCCTTGCAGAGGTCGGAAACGGACGTGTCGCGTTGGGCCATAGCAGCCTGAGCGAGCCGCACCTGGGCCTTGGAGAGGGCGAACTTGCGGCCACCCTTGCGTCCCCGCGCGCGGGCAGCGGCCAGGCCAGCCATGGTGCGCTCGCGGATCATATCCCGCTCAAACTCCGCCAGTGTGGCAAAAATGCCGAACACCATCCGGCCCGATGGCGTCGTGGTGTCGATCTGCGCGCCCTTGCCGGTGAGCACCCGCAGACCGATACCGCGATCCGACAGATTCTGCACCGTGCTGACCAGGTGGGTGAGCGTTCGGCCGAGCCGGTCGAGCTTCCAAACGATGAGGACATCGCCGTCGCGCAACGATTTCAGGCAGGCGGCAAGACCGGGGCGATCATCACGGCTACCGGATGCACGATCATCATAGATATTGCCTGGCTCGACACCGGCAGCGCGAAGGGCATCGTGCTGCAGGTCGAGCGACTGCGAGCCGTCGGCTTTGGACACGCGGGCGTAGCCGATCAGCATGGATCACAAACGAAGGTTTGAGGCGGTGACGAACATGAGCACATAAGATTGGGCTATTGTGTATCTTAACCAGCATCTCAATCAAGCTATCTCAAACCGTAGCTCGGAAAGAATAAGGAGCATGTATGCCGCGTCGCGTGACCCTGACCGATCGACAGCGCGAGGCGCTGCTTCACTTGCCGGTCGATCAAGGTGAGCTGCTGCGGCACTATACCCTCAGCGATGAGGATCTCGGGCATATCCGCCAGCGCCGGCGCGCCCACAATCGTTTTGGCTTCGCGCTGCAACTGTGCGTCCTGCGCTACCCGGGCCGGGTGCTCGCTCCTGGCGAGTTGATCCCGGCGCAGGTATCGGATTTCATCGCGGCCCAGCTCGGCCTGACCAGCGACGATCTACTCCTCTATGCCGCGCGCGAGGAGACCCGGCACGAGCATCTGGCGGACCTTCGCCGAATCTACGGCTATCGCTCCTTTTCGGGGCGGGGCGCACGGGATTTGCGCGAATGGATCGCTCGGGAAGCCGAGGCGGCGACATCGAATGAGGATCTTGCCCGTCGCTTCGTTGCGGAGTGTCGCCGCACCCGCACGATCCTTCCCGGCTCCTCGACGATCGAGCGCCTTTGCGCCGATGCGCTGGTTGAGGCCGAGCGCCGGATCGAGGATCTTATCGCCCATCGCATCACGCCAACCCTGAGCGAGAATTTGGCTCACCTGTTGGAGGATACGGTGGATGGTCGCGTCACGCGCTTCGTATGGCTGCGACAGTTCGAGGTTGGCGCAAATTCAGCAGCCGCTAACCGGCTGATGGATCGACTGGAATATCTTCAAAGGTTCGATCTTCCGGCGGATTTGCTGGACGGCGTGCCGGCGCATCGTGTGACCCGGCTTCGCCGGCAGGGCGAGCGCTATTACGCCGACGGCATGCGTGATCTGCCCGAAGACAGGCGGCTTGCGATCCTCGCTGTCTGCACCCTGGAATGGCGGTCATCGCTGGCCGATGTCATCGTGGAGACCCACGATCGCATCGTAGGCCGTCTCTATCGGGCCTCCGAACGCCTTTGCAACACCAGGATCGCCGACGCAAAGGCGGCCGTTCGGGACACGCTGAAGTCCTTTGCCGAAATCGGTGGTGCTTTGCTTGGAGCGCAGGACGATGGCACGGCCCTGGACGGGATAATCGCCACCGGGCCTGGCTGGGAACGGTTCAGAACCCTTGTCGCCACGGCCTCCGCGCTGACCAACGTGCTCGCGGCCGACCCGCTCAGCCGTGTGCTGGACGGCTATCACCGTTTCCGCCTCTACGCGCCCAGGATGCTGCGCCTGCTCGACATGCAGGCGGCGCCGATCGCCACGCCTCTTCTGGCGGCCGTTGCGATGCTGCGTAACGGGATCAAGGTCGATCCGCCGGTGGATTTTCTACGTCCCAACTTGAAATGGCATCGTCATCTTCGCGCTGAGCCCAGCGGCGACCACCGGCTTTGGGAAATCGCGGTGCTGTTCCACATCCGCGACGCCTTCCGGTCCGGTGACATATGGTTGGCGGGATCGCGCCGCTATGGCGACCTCAAGCAGCTTCTGGTCCCGCCACAGGCGATAGAGCAGACCGCGCGGCTCGCCGTGCCGCTGCGACCCGGCGAATGGCTGGCCGAGCGCAGGGCTCGACTGGATACACGGCTGAAGGAGTTTGGCCGCGCGGCGCGAACCGGCACGATCCCAGGCGGCATCATCGAGAACGGCAAGCTGCACATCGACAAGCTGAGGGCCGACACGCCCGAAGGGGCCGAGGATCTCGTGCTCGATCTCTATCAACAGCTCCCGCCCGCGAGGATCACCGATCTGTTGCTGGAAGTCGATG harbors:
- a CDS encoding recombinase family protein, whose product is MLIGYARVSKADGSQSLDLQHDALRAAGVEPGNIYDDRASGSRDDRPGLAACLKSLRDGDVLIVWKLDRLGRTLTHLVSTVQNLSDRGIGLRVLTGKGAQIDTTTPSGRMVFGIFATLAEFERDMIRERTMAGLAAARARGRKGGRKFALSKAQVRLAQAAMAQRDTSVSDLCKELGIERVTLYRYVGPNGELRDYGQRVLAAKTR
- a CDS encoding GNAT family N-acetyltransferase, with product MMMTGAPIKLTQADAADVADLYNRCSDYFLLQDGAAPTLDDARELFSDVPPEKSAHNQAVLGWKGPGGLYAIAAILRDYPRDGTWYLGFMIVDAAQRGRGVGRSIYSTVESWAAARGATEIRLAVLEANEAAERFWRSLGFIEYRRVGPDTFKMRSHRRIELSRRLSGATVEGSNK
- a CDS encoding Tn3 family transposase, with translation MPRRVTLTDRQREALLHLPVDQGELLRHYTLSDEDLGHIRQRRRAHNRFGFALQLCVLRYPGRVLAPGELIPAQVSDFIAAQLGLTSDDLLLYAAREETRHEHLADLRRIYGYRSFSGRGARDLREWIAREAEAATSNEDLARRFVAECRRTRTILPGSSTIERLCADALVEAERRIEDLIAHRITPTLSENLAHLLEDTVDGRVTRFVWLRQFEVGANSAAANRLMDRLEYLQRFDLPADLLDGVPAHRVTRLRRQGERYYADGMRDLPEDRRLAILAVCTLEWRSSLADVIVETHDRIVGRLYRASERLCNTRIADAKAAVRDTLKSFAEIGGALLGAQDDGTALDGIIATGPGWERFRTLVATASALTNVLAADPLSRVLDGYHRFRLYAPRMLRLLDMQAAPIATPLLAAVAMLRNGIKVDPPVDFLRPNLKWHRHLRAEPSGDHRLWEIAVLFHIRDAFRSGDIWLAGSRRYGDLKQLLVPPQAIEQTARLAVPLRPGEWLAERRARLDTRLKEFGRAARTGTIPGGIIENGKLHIDKLRADTPEGAEDLVLDLYQQLPPARITDLLLEVDERTGFSEAFTHLRTGAPCSDRIGLMNVLLAEGVNLGLRKMAAATNTHSFWELLRIARWHVEGSAYDRALAMIVEAHAALPMAAFWGQGQSASSDGQFFLATEQGEAMNLINAKYGNVPGLKGYSHVSDQYAPFATQVIPATVSEAPYILDGLLMNDAGRRVRQHFADTGGFTDHVFAACALLGYRFAPRIRDLPQKRLYAFTPNATPANVRALVGGKINEPLIERNWPDILRIMATIAAGIVAPSQILRKLASYPRQNELALALREVGRIERTLFMIDWILDAGLQRQAQIGLNKGEAHHALKRAISFHRRGEIRDRSGEGQHYRIAGMNLLAAIIIFWNTMKLGEVVNTRAASGTHIAPDLLAHVSPLGWEHINLTGEYRWPKSLA